DNA from Rubripirellula lacrimiformis:
CCAACGACTGGGACGATATTCCCAAGGCTGGGATCAACTACAAAACCAGCCGCAATATGAAGATGGACTTGCGGCGGCAACGCAAGGCGATGGGTGGCTACTACGCATCGGTCGCATTCATGGATGCACAGGTCGGTAAGGTGCTTGCCACACTTCGCAGCGAAGGACTGGAAGACAACACGATCGTGATTTTCACCAGCGACCATGGCTATCATCTTGGCGAGCATGATTTTTGGGCGAAGGTGTCGCTGCGCGAAGAGTCGGCTTCGGTACCCTTGATCGTTCGCGTTCCCGGCAAGCAACCCGCCGTTTGCAATAGCTTCGTCGAACTGCTGGATCTGTATCCTTCGATTTCGAAACTATGCGGATTGCCGGTGCCCGATCATCTGCAGGGCAAACAGATCGGCAGCCTTCTGGATGACCCCGACGCGAAAGTCCGCGACGTCGCGTTCAGTGTCGCTCCGATGCGGAAAGGTTTCCTGCTGCGTGATGACGATTGGGCGTACATCCAGTATGGCGAAGACGGTGCCAAAGGCGCCGAGTTGTTCGACATGCACGCCGACCCCAAGCAGTTCACCAACCTGATCGATTCGCCTGAACATCAGCAGGTTGCCGAACGCTTTCGTCGGCTGTTGGCGGTCAAGCTGCAGCAGGTTCGCGACAACGACTTGGATCTTTCGACGATTCGTCGGTGAGGTCGTCGTCGTTGGTAGGCTGCGGATGACACGAATCTTTCGCGGCCAGTAGCCAGCCTGTGCGACCGGATCGCGCCGACTATAGATCGGCGAGTTCACCGTTGCTGTCACCAAAACTTTCCAGTTCCATGCCGTGCTTTCGCAGCATCGATAGGTACAGGTTGCAAAGGGGAACTTGTCCTTCGGCGGCCAAGTGTCGGCCCGGTTGAATCGCCCCGCCGCCACGGCCCGCCAACAGAATCGGCAAGTTGTCGGGATCGTGTCGGTTGCCGTCAGAGAAACTGGAACCGAACATGATCATGCTGTGATCCAGCAGCGTTCCGTCACCTTCGGGGACCGCTCGCATTTTTTCGATCATTCGCGCAAACCGCGCGACGTGCCATTCATTGATCTTCTGATACTGAGCGATCTTGGTTTCGTTGTTCTCGTGGTGCGACAGTTCGTGGTGGCCGCCACTGACGCCGTCGACGAACGAGAAGTTGCGTCCGGAAACGTCGTTGGCAAACATGAACGATGCAACGCGAGTCGAATCCGATTGGAACGCTAGTACCATCAGGTCCAGCATCACATCGATGTGTTCAGGAAACTCGGTTGGCATCCCGGGTTTCGATCCGGCGAAGGCCTTTTCCGCGGGACTCGGTTCATAGGAACGGTCACGTTCGTTGCTGGCGAATTCGATTTGCCGTTCGACCGAACGGACCGAATCTAGATATTCGTCCATTTTGAATTGGTCATCGCGGCCAAGTTTCTTGCGAACGCTGGTGGCGTCTTCGAGGACATAGTCCAGCAGATTGCGATAGGACGCTGCGGTTTCCGTATCGCTGTTGATCCGCTGGCCGAACAATCGTTCGTAGACGACTCGTGGGTTGATTTCTTTGGCGACGGGGCGCGTAGCGGTTTGCCACGAAATATGCGAACCGTACAACCGAGTGTATCCGACGTTGCTGTCGATGCCGCTGATGACCGGTTCGGTGCCCAGTTCCAGTGACGGCAATGGCGTTTGGTCTTTCATGTGACTGGCCAGCAATTGGTCAATCGAAACGCCGCCGCTGCTGATGTCTTTGCCCGTGGTTTTGGCGACCGGCATACCTGTCAAATAATTGGCGGTCTTGGCATAGTGGCCGTCACCACCGTGGCTGTTCTTTTTGTCCAATCCGGAAAGCACCAGACATTCGCTTTTCACCGACTGCAACGGACGCAGCGACGGCGACAGTTCGTAGTCCGAACCCGTGGTGGTGGGGACCCAATCCTTTTCCCAGACACCGTTGGGAAAGTAAATGAAAGCGCTGCGAAGCGGCGGTGATGGATCTTGGGCAGATTCGCTTTCCGCCGATGCCAAGGAAGCAAAAAATGGAATTCCCAGCATCGCGCTCGATCCGCGCAGAAACTGTCGCCGGTTGGGATCTGTTTTTGATGGTTGTGTCATTGGACTTGCATCATCGAAGGTTGGATCGGGATCTGGTCGGGAATCTGTATCGGCGCCGCATCGTGTTTTACTTCGCAGGGGCGTCCGGCGTCGCAGGTTTGAAATAGCGATATTGGAACGGGTAACTGGTAACAATCGTTTCGATAATGGCCGATGATCGATGTTGCCGCTTGGCTAGCGTTTTCTGGCAATCCTCGATCACGCATTTGTCGAATTCGTTCAAGCTGCGACCGAGTGCGAAGCCCAGCATCTTTCGCGACAAGTGTTTTTCGAATTCACCGGAACGTTTCAATAGAATCTGTTTCAGTTCGACAGGCCCACTGAACGTTTCGCCGGATGGCAGTTTTCCGGAGGCGTCGATCGTTTGTCCACCGTCGTCGGTGCGCCAACGCCCCAATCCATCATAGTTTTCGAGTCCGAACCCAAGTGGATCCATTCGGTTGTGGCAGGAAGCACAGGCCGGGTTTTTTCGGTGTTCTTCCAGTCGCTGTCGCTGAGTCAAGTGTTCCGCTGATTCGGTCTCTTCCAATGCGGGCACACCCGGTGGCGGTGGCGGAACCTTCCCGCCTAGCAATTCCTCTAGAACCCAACGGCCGCGAAGCACCGGGCTGGTTCGCCGGGGGTACGATGCCGAGGTCAGTACGGCGCCCAGGGTCAGCACACCGCCACGACGTCCATCATCGGAATCGACGCGTTGCCAGTTTGCATCGGCCGGTAAGTCCATCCCATAGTGAGATGCAAGTTTGCCGTTGATTTCAATCTGGTCGCTGTCGATCAGGTCCAACACCGATTGGTTTTCGCGAAACACCCGGCTGACCAAGCGGACCGCTTCCTCGTGCATATCCCTAGCAATGCCGGGATCGTAATCGGGAAAGACCTCCGGGTCGGGACGCACGCTGGAGGTAAAGTGGGTCAATCCCAGCCACTGCAATCCAAAGCTCTCGCCGATGGCGCGGGCGCGATCGTCGGCAAGCATTCGCTCGGTCTGTGCCAAGATTTGCTCGTTCGTGCGAAGTTGGCCCCGGTCCGCCGCGTCCAACAGTTCGTCGTCCGGAATCGATGACCACAGGAACAGGGCTAACCGTGTCGCCAATTGGTGATCCGTTAGGCGTTGGACACCGCCTTCGGGTTGTTCGGTTTCAACCACAAACAGAAAGTTGGGTGACACTAAAATGGCGGTCAAAGGTTCAGCGATTGCGGTATCGAAGACCTGACCTCGGTCAATCGAAGCATCGAACAG
Protein-coding regions in this window:
- a CDS encoding DUF1552 domain-containing protein, yielding MTQPSKTDPNRRQFLRGSSAMLGIPFFASLASAESESAQDPSPPLRSAFIYFPNGVWEKDWVPTTTGSDYELSPSLRPLQSVKSECLVLSGLDKKNSHGGDGHYAKTANYLTGMPVAKTTGKDISSGGVSIDQLLASHMKDQTPLPSLELGTEPVISGIDSNVGYTRLYGSHISWQTATRPVAKEINPRVVYERLFGQRINSDTETAASYRNLLDYVLEDATSVRKKLGRDDQFKMDEYLDSVRSVERQIEFASNERDRSYEPSPAEKAFAGSKPGMPTEFPEHIDVMLDLMVLAFQSDSTRVASFMFANDVSGRNFSFVDGVSGGHHELSHHENNETKIAQYQKINEWHVARFARMIEKMRAVPEGDGTLLDHSMIMFGSSFSDGNRHDPDNLPILLAGRGGGAIQPGRHLAAEGQVPLCNLYLSMLRKHGMELESFGDSNGELADL
- a CDS encoding DUF1592 domain-containing protein translates to MPFVRFRVIAMFACVVLLPLAARITTVCADDKAALVAWEKAYVDEVLPVLKQRCAECHDGDEADGGFDLAKFAAETHLETKADVWDQVGKRLRLNEMPPEGSPGLNDQQKSLLHRWIDSKPERDICSQLATDETKAWYRGYVMSRRLTRTEYCNAVRDLVGVSVADPSSIPSDGSGGEGFDTAGDALFTSAIHVERYLQIANSVISECLRTDSPNRPRIMGDGDGHPQTRENAAKIVSQLARRAWRRSVGQEEVERLLALFDASIDRGQVFDTAIAEPLTAILVSPNFLFVVETEQPEGGVQRLTDHQLATRLALFLWSSIPDDELLDAADRGQLRTNEQILAQTERMLADDRARAIGESFGLQWLGLTHFTSSVRPDPEVFPDYDPGIARDMHEEAVRLVSRVFRENQSVLDLIDSDQIEINGKLASHYGMDLPADANWQRVDSDDGRRGGVLTLGAVLTSASYPRRTSPVLRGRWVLEELLGGKVPPPPPGVPALEETESAEHLTQRQRLEEHRKNPACASCHNRMDPLGFGLENYDGLGRWRTDDGGQTIDASGKLPSGETFSGPVELKQILLKRSGEFEKHLSRKMLGFALGRSLNEFDKCVIEDCQKTLAKRQHRSSAIIETIVTSYPFQYRYFKPATPDAPAK